One genomic region from Vanacampus margaritifer isolate UIUO_Vmar chromosome 2, RoL_Vmar_1.0, whole genome shotgun sequence encodes:
- the kank2 gene encoding KN motif and ankyrin repeat domain-containing protein 2 — protein sequence MAQVLHMDPGFPGKLSSPAPASLHGKEQEAPYSVETPYGYRLDLDFLKYVNDIEKGNTIKKVPIQRRPRYGSLPRGGYGYTGSWWTSTESLCSNASMDSRHSSFSYCAPGYHTAHRPNFSTARVEKTLLDARRKLEEEKEGRRLSNLGSMHSSVVGSNTSISSAHSFNCAHGGGGGGGGGGTFTPMSSGLSTPVTPTPAHLQHVREQMAAALRKIRDLEEQVKTIPVLQVKISVLQEEKRQLSVQLKSQKFLGHTMGFNRGRSRGELYIDIPEEEVSAGAKGTMSPTTAEGSKQDSGCEIEDTVIVAGARPNAKRELRTIGVGPEGEKSSRQVGVGVREVDLGLLPEAEALKNQVVHLEGQLKRMMAELQATCAQKDEGPRAEHPVMATTMGWQELQDGNLQTVVSFTRQFPSREQRTVGIQVYTLEQPTVVEVGTLLRAVSCGSPSPLLEGHHKTQSDASAEAAVGLPIAVSSKQVRDILKSELSTSVPVSNPAVAVGTAGNQIAAVCFKEDESCLEVAAETPRVGHATDSSPQSSLRSIMKRKAEGEPGSPSTKKNLHFIGVNGGYESTSSDDSSSSDDESDSSEYHEAREKLPESTAEHQQPSRPLEGDVPQQTTIHSPADTPSATADRSQPSPATEAAAPECSPQTSPPGASPAHPCPEIASACQESVGPTSATSTECKSPVTSSAAPQCATQSPDVARQQTDTVSPADQLESEATKQVRLELSDRLMAALHHLQKALGEPNAFSQQGAREAYTSVLQEWLRVSCHKAADVAAVQAYMDAFAAVSPQLLQFVINMADGNGNTALHYTVSHSNFPVVKLLLDTGLCNADKQNKAGYTAIMLTALAAFHSDSDLQTVLQLLQTGDVNAKASQAGQTALMLAVSHGRGDMVRALLSCGAHVNIRDEDGSTALMCACEHGHVDIVRQLLSVPGCDATLTDHDGSTALSIALEASQNDIAVLLYAHLNFAKPPSPVSPKSPLLGSSPPAGETK from the exons ATGGCTCAAGTGCTGCATATGGACCCTGGCTTCCCAG GGAAGCTCAGCTCGCCAGCTCCCGCCTCCCTGCACGGCAAGGAGCAGGAGGCTCCCTACTCAGTGGAGACCCCCTATGGCTACCGTCTGGACCTGGACTTCCTCAAATATGTCAACGACATCGAGAAGGGCAACACCATCAAGAAGGTGCCCATCCAACGCCGGCCGCGCTACGGCTCGCTGCCCCGCGGCGGCTACGGCTACACCGGTTCCTGGTGGACCTCCACGGAGTCTCTGTGCTCCAACGCCAGCATGGACAGTCGGCACTCCTCCTTCTCCTACTGCGCTCCGGGCTACCATACCGCACACAGGCCCAACTTCAGCACTGCCCGCGTGGAGAAGACCCTGTTGGATGCGCGGAGAaagctggaggaggagaaagaaggaaggaggcTCTCCAACCTGGGCAGCATGCACAGCAGCGTGGTGGGCTCCAACACCTCCATCAGCAGCGCGCACAGCTTCAACTGCGCccacggaggaggaggaggaggaggaggaggaggaacttTCACTCCTATGAGCTCTGGCCTGTCCACCCCGGTGACGCCCACCCCGGCCCACCTGCAGCACGTCCGGGAGCAGATGGCGGCCGCCCTGAGGAAGATCCGAGACCTAGAAGAGCAGGTGAAGACCATACCTGTGCTCCAGGTGAAGATCTCCGTGCTGCAGGAAGAGAAGCGACAGCTCAGCGTCCAGCTGAAGAGCCAGAAGTTTCTGGGCCACACCATGGGCTTCAACCGAGGTCGCAGCCGAGGAGAGCTGTACATCGACATCCCGGAAGAAGAGGTGAGCGCAGGCGCGAAAGGGACCATGTCTCCCACCACGGCGGAGGGCTCCAAACAAGATTCGGGATGCGAGATCGAGGACACGGTTATTGTGGCGGGGGCCAGACCCAACGCTAAACGGGAGCTGCGCACAATTGGAGTGGGACCGGAGGGCGAGAAGAGCAGCCGgcaggtgggggtgggggtccgggaGGTGGATCTGGGGCTGCTGCCGGAGGCCGAGGCTCTCAAGAACCAAGTGGTTCATCTGGAGGGTCAGCTGAAAAGAATGATGGCGGAGCTGCAAGCGACGTGCGCCCAGAAGGACGAGGGCCCCCGGGCCGAGCATCCGGTGATGGCCACCACCATGGGCTGGCAGGAGCTGCAGGACGGCAACCTGCAGACTGTGGTCAGCTTCACGCGGCAGTTCCCCAGCAGGGAACAGAGAACTGTTGGCATCCAAGTGTACACGCTGGAGCAGCCCACCGTGGTGGAGGTGGGCACTTTGCTACGAGCGGTCAGCTGCGGCTCCCCCTCGCCGCTTTTGGAGGGCCACCACAAAACACAGTCTGACGCCTCGGCAG AAGCTGCGGTGGGGCTGCCGATCGCGGTCAGCTCCAAGCAGGTGCGCGACATCCTCAAAAGCGAGTTGTCCACGTCGGTGCCCGTATCCAACCCCGCCGTGGCTGTTGGCACAGCCGGCAATCAGATTGCCGCCGTGTGCTTCAAAGAGGACGAGTCGTGCCTGGAAGTTGCCGCGGAGACGCCTCGGGTCGGCCACGCCACAG ATTCGTCTCCCCAATCCTCTCTGAGGTCCATCATGAAGCGGAAAGCAGAGGGAGAGCCTGGCTCTCCATCCACCAAGAAAAACCTGCACTTCATTGGTGTTAATGGAGG TTACGAGTCGACGTCGTCCGACGACAGCAGCAGCTCGGACGACGAGAGCGACTCCAGCGAGTATCACGAAGCCAGAGAAAAACTACCCGAGTCCACGGCCGAGCACCAGCAACCCTCCCGGCCTCTAGAGGGCGACGTACCTCAGCAGACAACCATCCACTCGCCGGCCGACACTCCGTCTGCAACCGCGGACAGATCTCAACCGTCACCGGCGACCGAGGCTGCAGCTCCAGAATGTTCCCCCCAGACATCGCCGCCTGGCGCCAGCCCGGCTCACCCGTGTCCAGAAATCGCTTCTGCCTGCCAGGAGAGTGTGGGCCCGACATCAGCCACCAGCACTGAATGCAAGTCGCCTGTTACCTCCTCAGCGGCCCCTCAATGTGCCACTCAGAGTCCAGACGTTGCCAGGCAGCAGACGGACACCGTGAGCCCTGCCGACCAATTGGAATCCGAGGCTACAAAACAAGTCAG GTTGGAACTAAGCGACAGGCTGATGGCGGCTCTTCATCACCTTCAAAAGGCCCTCGGAGAGCCCAACGCCTTCAGCCAGCAAGGAGCG AGGGAGGCGTACACCAGCGTGCTGCAGGAGTGGCTACGCGTGTCCTGCCACAAGGCGGCGGATGTGGCGGCGGTGCAGGCCTACATGGACGCTTTCGCCGCCGTTTCGCCACAGTTGCTGCAATTTGTCATCAACATGGCGGACGGCAATGGCAACACGGCGCTGCACTACACCGTCTCGCACTCCAACTTCCCGGTGGTCAAACTGCTGCTCGACACTG gTCTGTGTAATGCTGACAAGCAGAACAAGGCGGGTTACACGGCCATCATGCTCACCGCTCTGGCTGCCTTCCACTCGGACAGCGACCTTCAAACTGTCCTGCAGCTACTGCAAACTGGCGACGTCAACGCCAAGGCCAGCCAG GCCGGCCAGACGGCGCTGATGCTGGCGGTCAGCCACGGGCGGGGGGACATGGTGCGAGCCCTTCTGTCGTGCGGCGCCCACGTCAACATCCGCGACGAAGACGGCTCCACGGCGCTCATGTGCGCGTGCGAGCACGGTCACGTGGACATCGTGCGACAGCTCCTGTCCGTGCCCGGCTGTGACGCCACCCTCACTGATCAT GATGGCAGCACTGCGCTCTCCATCGCCCTGGAGGCCAGCCAGAACGACATCGCCGTGCTTCTCTACGCTCACCTCAACTTTGCCAAGCCTCCCTCCCCT GTCTCTCCAAAATCTCCTCTGCTGGGCTCGTCTCCTCCCGCCGGT